The proteins below come from a single Streptomyces sp. MRC013 genomic window:
- a CDS encoding roadblock/LC7 domain-containing protein: MIKQQANMDWMLKDLAEGVPQTRHVVVLSADGLRMAQYGTDHDTADRLAAACAGLQSLAGAVASELPRGDGRMRLVVIEMDGGFFYLMAAGAGAYLAVLADEGVDAGLMGQRMRDLVLRIGEHLSSPPRQDGQGAR; this comes from the coding sequence ATGATCAAGCAGCAGGCCAATATGGACTGGATGCTCAAGGACCTCGCGGAAGGCGTTCCGCAAACCCGACACGTGGTCGTGCTCTCCGCCGACGGTCTGCGCATGGCCCAGTACGGCACCGACCACGACACCGCCGACCGGCTCGCCGCGGCCTGCGCCGGACTCCAGTCGCTCGCCGGGGCCGTCGCCTCCGAACTTCCGCGCGGCGACGGCCGGATGCGGCTCGTCGTGATCGAGATGGACGGCGGCTTCTTCTACCTCATGGCCGCGGGCGCCGGCGCGTACCTGGCCGTCCTCGCCGACGAGGGCGTCGACGCGGGGCTGATGGGCCAGCGCATGCGGGACCTCGTCCTGCGCATAGGGGAGCACCTGAGCAGCCCGCCGCGGCAGGACGGGCAGGGCGCCAGGTGA
- a CDS encoding ATP/GTP-binding protein, which translates to MLPETATTAVKVVIVGGFGVGKTTFVGSVSEIRPLTTEETMTQAGVGVDDPSGVDGKTSTTVAMDFGRISINQELVLYLFGTPGQERFWFLWRGLFEGALGAVVLVDTRRLEVSFDVLGRLEERRVPFVVAVNTFPDAPAYPAEELRTALDLPPSVPIVPCDARSRGSSRDVLMTLMRYLHTLATTQEAS; encoded by the coding sequence GTGCTGCCGGAGACGGCCACGACGGCCGTCAAGGTGGTGATCGTGGGCGGGTTCGGCGTCGGCAAGACCACCTTCGTCGGCTCCGTCAGCGAGATCCGCCCGCTCACCACGGAGGAGACGATGACCCAGGCCGGGGTCGGCGTCGACGACCCCTCCGGCGTCGACGGCAAGACGTCGACCACCGTGGCCATGGACTTCGGCCGGATCAGCATCAACCAGGAGCTGGTCCTGTACCTCTTCGGCACACCCGGCCAGGAGCGCTTCTGGTTCCTGTGGCGCGGTCTGTTCGAAGGCGCCCTCGGCGCGGTCGTCCTCGTCGACACCCGCCGCCTGGAGGTCAGTTTCGACGTGCTCGGCCGGCTGGAGGAGCGCAGGGTGCCGTTCGTCGTCGCCGTCAACACCTTCCCGGACGCGCCCGCCTACCCGGCCGAGGAACTCCGCACCGCCCTCGACCTGCCGCCGTCCGTCCCGATCGTCCCCTGCGACGCCCGGAGCCGCGGCTCCAGCAGGGACGTCCTGATGACGCTGATGCGCTACCTGCACACCCTCGCCACGACCCAGGAGGCGTCATGA
- a CDS encoding cytochrome P450 translates to MSVDVSSVPRVPGALPLLGHAWQLWRDPLGFLNTLRRTGEVVRVDLGTLPVYMVTTPRLIYEVTVRQGRNFEKGRLFDRVRPLVGNGLATATGEVHRRHRRLLQPMFHPGCIAGYAEVMAERARALADSWTPGQHVAVEEAMAEYTIETLAATMFSAEIARPAVEAVRRDLPVILKNMLMRAASPKFLDRLPVPANRDFDAAAENLRRVIDEVVVNTRGADRTGRPDLLTVLLDARDADTGEALTDVEVRDELVTMLFAGTETTASTLSWAFYELARHPEVEEQVVAEIDEVLGDRPVGFEDVPRLGAIRRVLDEAIRLYGVTLLMRRTLAPVELGGHLIPEGAEVAFSLYALHRDPAIFERPDDFDPDRWLPERAASIDRQSYIPFGAGSRKCIGDSFSWTEATIVLATVLQRWRLRPAPGHTPKAAAAAMAHPDHVPMIVTVRER, encoded by the coding sequence GTGTCAGTTGACGTCTCCTCCGTTCCCCGCGTGCCCGGGGCGCTGCCCCTCCTCGGACACGCCTGGCAACTCTGGCGCGATCCCCTCGGCTTCCTCAACACCCTGCGGCGGACCGGGGAGGTCGTCCGGGTCGACCTGGGGACGCTGCCCGTGTACATGGTCACCACGCCCCGGCTGATCTACGAGGTGACCGTCCGGCAGGGGCGCAATTTCGAGAAGGGCCGGCTCTTCGACCGGGTCCGCCCCCTCGTCGGCAACGGGCTGGCCACCGCGACGGGCGAGGTGCACCGCCGCCACCGCCGCCTGCTCCAGCCGATGTTCCACCCCGGGTGCATCGCCGGTTACGCCGAGGTCATGGCCGAGCGGGCCCGGGCCCTGGCCGACTCCTGGACGCCGGGGCAGCACGTCGCCGTCGAGGAGGCGATGGCCGAGTACACGATCGAGACGCTGGCGGCGACGATGTTCTCCGCCGAGATCGCCCGCCCCGCCGTGGAGGCCGTGCGCCGCGATCTCCCGGTCATCCTCAAGAACATGCTGATGCGTGCCGCCTCCCCGAAGTTCCTCGACCGGCTGCCGGTGCCGGCCAACCGCGACTTCGACGCGGCGGCGGAGAACCTGCGCCGGGTGATCGACGAGGTCGTCGTCAACACCCGTGGCGCCGACCGCACCGGCCGCCCGGACCTGCTGACCGTCCTCCTCGACGCGAGGGACGCCGACACCGGGGAGGCGCTGACCGACGTCGAGGTCCGCGACGAACTCGTCACCATGCTCTTCGCCGGTACGGAGACCACCGCCTCGACCCTGTCCTGGGCCTTTTACGAACTCGCCCGGCACCCGGAGGTCGAGGAGCAGGTCGTCGCCGAGATCGACGAGGTCCTCGGCGACCGGCCGGTCGGTTTCGAGGACGTGCCCAGGCTCGGCGCCATCCGGCGCGTGCTCGACGAGGCCATCCGGCTCTACGGCGTCACCCTGCTGATGCGCCGCACCCTCGCCCCGGTGGAACTGGGCGGACACCTCATCCCGGAGGGCGCCGAGGTGGCCTTCAGCCTGTACGCGCTGCACCGGGACCCCGCCATCTTCGAGCGGCCCGACGACTTCGACCCCGACCGCTGGCTGCCCGAGCGGGCCGCGTCGATCGACCGGCAGTCCTACATCCCCTTCGGCGCGGGCAGCCGCAAGTGCATCGGCGACTCCTTCTCCTGGACCGAGGCGACGATCGTCCTCGCCACGGTCCTGCAGCGCTGGCGGCTGCGCCCGGCCCCCGGCCACACGCCGAAGGCGGCGGCGGCGGCGATGGCCCACCCGGACCACGTACCCATGATCGTCACGGTCCGGGAGAGGTAG